The DNA region ATGATCCTAGTCAATGCAATCCATGGAAAAAAAGGtaggaaaaaataataaagatgAAATGTATCTCTGAAATCACGCAACAAAACTCCAATGATAACGGGGAGACAGTTCAACAGTGTACATGGCCAAACACATAAGAAAActcaaaataattaataatagttATATTTTAAAGTTATTGTCTGATAATTTATTTAAAGGTAGTGTcactaacttaaaatttataatatatttttttattacataTGATCACTATCAATAGCTTATCtaagcaaaaatatttttataattaaccTAACTAATAGTCACCGCGAGGATATATGGTGTCCATATAGACAGAAATTAATGTTGATCATGAAAACTATTATTTGTCATTTGGTGTTATCTAACAgtctcaacaaaaaaaaaaaaagttaaatgtcATTCGTCAAAAAAATTCTAGAAAGCCAATTATGAGATTAAGTTGTTCAAGTTGCTATCATGACATGCTTAATAATAGTCAACTAATGATAAAAAGTGAATACATTCATTTTCAACATCCACGTTAATTCGTCTCAGGATTAACatagaggagataaatcatggacgactattaacctttgaaataatgactagcacataagtaAGATATTTATCTCAGTTTTATCGAaattcgaaccccagatctcatgATGACATCCCCTCATGTGTTAAGACAGTGATTATGTTTAATTATaagtagttttaaataatttttttataaatactctacaattataatataaatattattaaattctAGAGCCGACGTTTATGACCGATTTAATTTGTCAAATCGTTTGCCTTTCAGCTTAAGCCTGGTAAGATTGAGCCTAGCTAGCTACCGTCTTTGACTAGTTAGTGATCAATTTAATTAGTCAAGAGGAGAATGGACAATAGGCATGAACAATCCACGAGACGACGAGAATAGAGATACAATCCGACAAaactaaattcattttcattctatTAATTTTAGATCTAGTAAAAAAACGAAAATAATCTAAATTCCAATTCCTCTAGAACGAAGTATTCCACTAGCAAATTAAGTGTCTCGAATAAGTGTGCCCGGAAACAAGCCATGAGTCAATGCTATGTAGCTGGCAGTTGTCCATCACCCATCGCCACCTTAATTTCTATACCTTTCAATGGAGGGCTAGTCAGTGTGTGCACACCACGATTCCTATAAATAGGGGCTCCATTCCTTCCACCTTGCCACCCATTCCAATATCGAACAAGCTTAGAGAAGCAACAATGGCAGTGTTAGCGTCCATAGTTGTTTATTCCTGCATGGCCCTCTGCCTGATGAGCGGTGCAGTAGCAGCTCAGCTCAGAGTGGGCTTCTACTCCCAAACCTGCCCTACCGCCGAAACCCTCATCAGGCAAACCTTCATTGACGCTGTCCAGCAGACTGACGACATCGGCGCTGACCTTCTCCGGATGCATTTCCACGACTGCTTTGTCAGAGTCAGTATATATATCGATCGAAGCTTCGTTGCCCTGTCTGAATTAATGTTATACTTAAGTTTCTGATCGTATTCAATTGATGGAGCAGGGGTGTGATGGATCGGTTCTCATAGCTTCGGCGAACGGGAACACGGCGGAGAAGGACGCGGAGATCAACCAAACCATCGAGGAAGAAGCGTTCCAAGTCGTCGATAATGCAAAGGCGAAGCTGGAAGCTGCCTGCCCCGGCGTTGTCTCCTGCGCCGACATTCTCGCTTTCATTGCCCGAGACAGCGTTGCACACGTaagtatatatatacatatataattaaAGCATGCATTTGCTAGCTCGATCAATCTCTTGATGTTTAAatgtatatacatatattttGGAGAGTAAAGGATTAATGTAATATGCGATTGCAGTATGGAGGAGGTTTCTACGATGTTCCTGGTGGAAGAAGAGACGGGAGGATTTCGTTGGCAAGCGACACGTCGGAGCTCCCTGGTCCCGATCTCCGACTCGTTCAACTCACTCAAATCTTCGCCAGGAAAGGGTTGACCCAATCCGACATGATCACCCTCTCAGGTATTGATTAGTAGTCGCTAATTAATAATTGTATAATTAATTTGAAGAATTAATAAATGTTATATTGTTTTGAGTTAATTTTGTATATGTTTAATCGATCAGGAGCACACACCATTGGCATCGCTCACTGCCCTGCCATCACCAGCAGGCTTTATAACTTCAGC from Zingiber officinale cultivar Zhangliang chromosome 4B, Zo_v1.1, whole genome shotgun sequence includes:
- the LOC121977694 gene encoding peroxidase 5-like; protein product: MAVLASIVVYSCMALCLMSGAVAAQLRVGFYSQTCPTAETLIRQTFIDAVQQTDDIGADLLRMHFHDCFVRGCDGSVLIASANGNTAEKDAEINQTIEEEAFQVVDNAKAKLEAACPGVVSCADILAFIARDSVAHYGGGFYDVPGGRRDGRISLASDTSELPGPDLRLVQLTQIFARKGLTQSDMITLSGAHTIGIAHCPAITSRLYNFSSSSAVDPTLDPAYAVQLQQQCPTAGSNTEVPMDPPSELGFDNSYYQGILRHRGLFTSDQTLVSTPAAAAQVNLFASNSAVFTSSFALAMVRMGSIGVLTGSNGEIRTNCRVPN